The window gccagaacagaaaagagcctggatgaatggcCCCCtcaatccctgagagatggtgggatgaggcaagcagtgctggagaatcggagggaacgtggtgcagtgcgtggtgtgattagtgcagagaggtaagtgggtgctgggccatttttagctttgtaggcaagcatcagcattttgaatttgatgcgggcagctacaggaagccagtgcagggagcaaaggagtggtgtggtgtgggagaacttgggaaggttaaaaacgagacgtgctgttgcattctggatcaattgcagaggacgaatcgtggacagaggcaggcctgccaggagtgagttgcagtagtccagtcttgaaataacaagggactgaacaagcacctgagtagcctgggaagaaagaaatgggcgaattcttctgatattgtaaagaagaaatctacaagagcgagtaaggttagcgatgtgtggaggaaatgacagatgattgtccacagttaccccaagattgcgagtggtggttgaaggagtgatttggttgttgtccagggatatcacagggtcttgacatggggataagtaacaagggataaacaacagttcggttttactgagattgagcttcagctgatgagcagccatccaggataagatgtctgccagacatgctgagatccaggtggaaacctgagtgtcagagggaggaaaggagagagtaagttgggtgtcgtctgcataacaatggtatgaaaatccatgcaatgatatgaccttaccaagataccgggtatagagggagaacagaagaggactcAAGttagtgcttcctagattccatcagtatgtggacttcgcaacgagaggggaaaacacgctggatcttgtttacacaaacatccccggcgcatatcgggcagagccccgcccccacctcagCTACTCAGAccagtgctttgagcggctcgtcatgagacacatcaagaccctgctgcccttcttactggacccactgcaatttgcgtaccgtcctaaccgctcaacggacgacgccatctccactacactacatcttgccctcacacacttggacaagaaggacacatatgttcgaatgctgtacatagatttcagctcagcattcaacactatcatcccccaaaaACTTATTGGGAAGCtgacctgttgggcctgaacaccttcctctgcaactggatcctggattTTCtgaccacactgagcactggggccccacaaggctgtgtgctcagtcccctgctgttcacactgctgactcacaactgtgtagcaacacacagttcgaaccacatcattaagttcgctgatgacatgaccgtggtgggtctcattagcaagaacgacgagtcagcgtacagagaggaattgcagaggctaacggactggtgtaaagacaacaacaaaagttTCTAacggtccctcaacaccagttccctacacaagaaagcccaacagcgtgtcttctttctgagaagactgagaaaggcccagcttccaccaccgatcctgaccaccttctatagaggaactatcgagagcatcctgagcggctgcatcactgtctggtttgggaattgtgccatatcggaccctacagcggatagtgaggacagcggagaagatcatcggggtctctctcccctctattcaagacatctacaccacacgctgcatccgcaaagccaacagcattgtggctgatcggacacacccctctaacacttcacactcctgccatctggaaaaaggtaccgaagcattcgggcacacacatccagactgtgcaacagctttttttccacaagccatcagtctcctcaacaaaaagggactggactgataaacacacacacacacacacacacacacacacacacaattatcacacagcttaactcaactacctcaaaatattgggactggactgactaatcaacacaagtgcagacacacctacaccaccaaattatcgttcacaccaacctgtaaatgcttcactgtttatctcttttgcacaataatcattactggactactttttgcactaattcctcaattcttgctgctgttttaggaaatgtttatgtttagccactacctcaacaccatattttatgttctgttatgtcgtggttgcgcactgtcactttgttgttgctcttgtttgcacatttgcacgtgcactttatgttgtctataaaaatgttatacttagctagttagtttttgttaattgtaatttatgttaggtctctctgtcctgtctctgctagctagctaactaggcctcttggttagctagtttagtgtctctgttaatttatgttgtaaatttatgttgcatgtagcaccttggtcctggaggaacgttgtttcgtttcactgtgtactaactgtatatggttgtaatgacaataaagcctacttgaacttgaacttgaatcaTTTTGACTCCACggggggtgagatcttgcgtggagccccaaatcgagggagattatcagtggtcttgtatgtcttccatttacTAATAATTGCTCCCGCAGTTGATTGCTTTACACCAAgttgcttacctattgcagattcagtcttcccagcctggtgcaggtctacaattttgtttctggtgtcctttgagcTTTGAGCTCTTTGGTCTTGACAATAGTTGACTTTGGAGTGTGACtttttgaggttgtggacaggtgtcttttatactgatagcGAGTTTAAACAGATGCCAATAagacaggtaacgagtggaggacagacgAGTCTCCTAAAGAAGAAGTTGCAGGTCTGTGAAAGCCAAAAATCTtacttgtttgtaggtgaccaaataattattttactgaGTAAtctaccaattaattcattaaacatcctacaatgtgatattttgaattttttttcttattttgtccctcaaagttgaggtatacccataatagaaattacaggcctctcttatctttttaagtgggggaacttgcacaattggtggctgactaaaaaCGTTTTTGCTGCACTGTGATCATATAATTAATGTTGagtttttattacagtatgcaGTATGCCATACAAGTCACTTTGAATTCAAACTAGTGACTCGAATTATAGTCAGCACAAATGTGCTAAGCTACTATTCTAGAACCTTCATCATTACCTTcatcagaataaaaaacaaatcaatggTGGACGGACCCAGAGCCTAATTTTTGCCTGTAACAATCTAATCACAAGACCAAAATCAcactatatgtaaaaaaaaaaaaaaaaaaaaggaaacgagCCGCTGTCAGGAACaagctgagagcccgtgcacaccgcacacctctgcctagcatcctgctcgccaacgtccagtcactggaaaacaagctcgatgacctcagggccaggataaagttccagagagacattcgggactgcaatctcctctgtttCACCGAGACATAGCTGAACCCAGCGTGCCGGACCACACCATCCAGCCGGgtgagttcttctcggttcaccgcatggacaggactcggggaagtcaaggggaggcggtgtgtgtttaatggtgaacagcagctggtacaacagcgcgagcgttgttcttctcacacgctcctgcacaccaaatctagaactactgtccatcatgtgtcatcctttttatcttcctcgggagttcacattggtcataatcagcgccatttatattccaccacaagcggacacgaacactgccttatgcaagctgcatgaggcacttacacagcaccagacacaacactgggacgctgcgcttattgtggcgtgggactttaacagtgccaacctcaaacgcgcagcgccgaacttttattagcacatcacctgccccaccaggggcgaaaggaaactggaccactgttacacaaCAGTCAAGAACGGCTACAAGGCCCAATCTCGTCCactgtttggtaaatccgaccacatCGCcttcttcctcatgccaaaatacaaacaaaggctgaaacaggaagttccggttcagagggaggttgcacgctggatggaccaatcggtggctgcggtacaggacgcactcgatgacgcagactgggatatgttcaggaacagctccgatgatgatgtcagcgtgtttacggaaacGGTtttgggattcattgggaaactagcggatgatacagtaaagaaaaagactatcagaacgtttcccaaccagaagccgtgggtggataaaaccatccgcgacgctctgagatctcgcaccgctgcctataacgcgggacttgcgtcgggggacatggacccgTACAAGATTGCGTCATgcaacgtccggaaggcggtgaaagaggcgaagctgcactatgggagaaaaccagagtcacaactccaacagagtgactctaggagcctgtggcagggactaaggacaataacggactataaagcacatCCGGTATGACAAACGTTGcagtgactctggcagacgagctgaacactttctatgctcgcttcgaggctgcagctaaagacgctagcgatgctaatgctagcggcgctaacggctacagacaggaagacactgccagcaccagaaacgcgttcatcatctccgagcatgacgtgaggagagccttcaagagagtgaacaccaggaaagcagcaggaccaggaggcatctcaggccgtatccttagagcctgcgcagaccagctagcacctgtgttcactaaGATATTCatcatctctttatctcagtcggtgatccccacatgcttcaaagagtccatcattgttcctgtcccgaagaaaccccatcctgcttctctcaatgactatcaccctgtagccctcacctcaatagtgatgaagtgctttgaacgcctggtcaaggacttcatcatttcatctCTACCAGACACATTGGCCctctacagttcgcttaccgttcaaaccgttctactgatgatgccatctctcatcttctccacacatcacttactcacttggacactagaagggggaattatgttaaaatgctcttcatcaactacagctcagcatttaataccattattccctccacacttaccaccaagttggagcacctgggactcagctcatctctgtgcaAGTGGATCTCTAATtctctaactggcagaccacaggcagtaaggatgggcagacatgtctcagcctccatcactctcagcactggagccccccagggttgtgttctgagccccctgctgtactctttgtacacatatgactgtgcgGCCATTttcagctccaccaccatcattaagtttgctgatgacacagtcGTGGTGGGactgatctctgacaacgacGAGTCAGCCCACCTGAAGGAGattgggaatctggagaactggtgccagaggaacaatctcctcctaaatgtcagcaagacaaaggagctgatagtggacttcagcactaagctgGAGAGGAACTACAAGACCCCAAttatcaacgagagcccagtggagagagtggagagcttcaaatacctcggtgttcacatcacacaggacctgtaatggtcctgtcacatcaacaacatggtgaaaaaggcccgacagcgtctctaccacctcagacgcttgagagacttccgactgccctccaaggtgctcaggaacttttactcctgcaccatagagagcatccagacggaaaacatctcaacctggttcagggacagcaccatgcaggacagatgagctctacagagggtggtgcgatcagctgagcgcatcatccgcaccaagctccctgacctgcactcaatctacagcaagcggtgctggaccaaggccaggaagattgtgaaggatcTCAGctatcccaacaatggactgttctccctgttgaggtcaggaaagtgattccgctccctgaagaccaacacagagagactgaggaggagcttcttcccgcaggcgatacggtctcttaatcagtacaccccacagtactgatccatttcgcacatccacacacatggattttgcactcactgtggacattctggacattcacttacactagtggccactgcacaactacaaatttgtggacattagttaagttaaattatcacaaatcactttaaatatgttacTTCAAGTacatttgcacaccccctggacattctgttacccggatgcacagtcgctttaaacactttaaacactttaaatccatGAAATTTCTATTTATACTCAATTCATATTCAACCTCATTCCCACACATAGTTCTAAATTATATATCTTTGTATTGCTGTCTctcatttttctatatttttcatatatgtctcttttattgcatattttgtactgtacagttatgttatgttatttttatttcaattctatattttattttattcttacttagttaaatttaccttgttttccttttcatatttatttttttatttcatagtcatttattttaaggtcacgggcagttgtctaaagcatttcactgcatatcgtactgtatatgactgtgtatgtgacaaataaaattcgaaattattttgtttttttaggtgTAATCTTCCTCCAGTGAGCAATGAACATGAGAAAGACACAGGAACGAAAACAAACCTTGTTACAGCCAACCCTTCCATCCTCTTTAGAAGGTGACTCTGGGTTGTAAATGcagttgtatgtgtgtgtttgtggtagATTCTTTATTTGCACCTCATGGTATTTATGTATGTGTTCAATATGCTAATTTGTGCTGCTGGtcttaataaataatatctttTAACCTCTGATAAACCGATAATCTGTTGAtggagcatttttatttatagtaaacTCCAGTATatcttttcaaaaaaaattaataaaacagaacaaGTCCAAGAgcaattaaagaaaatataaacaaacagaacacagtattgatttacattttttaaattaataacacagaaaatgtgtgtgtctaagaagctacttctgaagtttatgcaacatggaagtgatcaATCTTACTTtcctaaaaaaattaagtttcttattttaactgttttggagaaatgattttatatgtgcccaaTAAATGTCTTGCTTGTCTAAGCTTCACAAAGCAtgtgacctgtaaaaattgttgcttatgTAAATTGGTTTTTAGTAAAGGTTTAGAAAGCAAAAAATCTATAGTGTCCATAAACATGTCAAATTTATTttgatgtgaaatctaaattggatGAGTTTTATCTCAAGGACAATTAGGATTATTGAaagctttaaataatatattttttaaaagcatccaGAGCCTAATTTTTCCATGTAACAATCTAATCACAAGACCAAAATCAcactttatgtaaaataataaaataaaataaaaatcagctcATTAAGAAATACTGCAATAAACCACCATATAACTTTATGTTTTTCCATCTAATCCTCTGCAGGTACCAATCGCTAACTGAGCGCCGACGGCCGTTCGTGAAGGACATGCAGTTGTATGGGAACGCTCTAATCTTCCTGCCTGCTTTCTCATTTGGGATGAACACAGCTGTGTCCCTGCGTGCCCTCTACTCACTGGAAGACCACAGTAGCAGCAGCCAGCATGTTGTCTTTTTTAACCCAAGTTACCTAAAAAGTCTGGCACACTTTTGGCATGGCCAGGGACTTCGTGAAGTACGCCTCAGCACAGGTATCATGATGGCCAGCTTGGCACTAGAGCTCTGCAATAATGTTCATTTGTACGGCTTCTGGCCCTTTCAATCACACCCGTACACCTACCAGCAGCTCACCAACCATTATTATGATAACCAACCAGTAAGCAAAGTAATGCATTCGATGCCAGCTGAGTTTGAAACCTTGTTGAACCTCCATAACAAGGGCGTGATCCATCTGCACCTAGGGGAGTGCACAAATTAAACTACATTTTATGGCCAAAAGGTGGTGGACATTTGacatctatatgtatatatacatatatatttttaacattccaTATCTGTTGTTATTTAGTGAGATCAGGCACTGATTTAAGGTGTGGAGGCCTGGGGTGCAGCCAGCAGGCTCATTTATCTTGAAGGTTCAGTTAGGTTGAGGTCAAGACTCGATACTGAAGTTCTACACAGAAGCTTTGCCAAACTATATCTTagagcttgctttgtgcactggggaaTTGTTGTGCTGGAATAGCATTGGGCTCTTTAGTTTTGGTGAAGGAAACTTTTAAAGCTGAAGCACACAAAGACATCTTATACCATTTTGTGCAAAGTCCAACTTTGTTGAGGGTGGGgggcatttacattttatatttaagaaaTGTCACACAAGAAAGAGTGCTGTTTTACTGAATCACAGAACTTAAGAGAAGTAATGAGAATTAAGACTTAAGAAGAATACAAAAAACACATATAGCAAAATGTATGATTTCTGTTATAGTAAATGTTAGCACTCTTGGAGTGCTGCTTGTCGAATTAAATTAGTTGACGAGAACTAAATGCTGTATAAAATGTTAAGGAACATAACATTTTGTGAGAAGGGTAAGTAAATTAAGTTTAAGTGGATTGCAGATAGAAACTCCGAATAAGAATGTGCGcaaggaaacaaaaagaaaaatgtgttttcctATTGCTATGTCCAGTTCTTGAGTTGTCATTAGGTACAACACTTAAAACTATGactttgtatttatgtttttttatgatgcattaTCTGATCAATCTACGTAAATAATGAATGTATTATGTTACACCCCTGTCAACGCTAACCCCACATTTTAAACACATCTGCCCTAATCAGAATAACCTAATAATCTGAAGTAGGTACTTCTTATAATAAAGACTTTATATGAAGATCGGGGATATggttctgtacagtatgtatggttCAAACATTGAAAATCTATTTACTAACAGAGCCAGTAGTGATTTAATCTACTGTTTACTGAAGATGAAAATGTAAatcaataaagtaaaaaaaaaaaaaacacctgtggtTAAGGCTACTGAggatttttaagtatcaaaaacCAAATGTGataattatttagttattaaataGGAGAAAGGTAATCTCTTAAACTGATAAAATAAAGTGGTTTATTTGCTCAGCTTTATTGTATAATTCCTGAGAATGTTTTAGTTTAGACCACTTCCTGGTAGGAAAAGATTTTATTGTAGGGTTTTACATATAACATTTTTCTCTAGGGCTCTTCGAGAGTGAGAGCgaaaatagaattaaatgttAGATGTGATCTGATTTTCTAAGTCTGTATGCTTTAAGTGGTATAGCTTGCATagatattatatactgtatgtaatattacaaaaaaaaatcatataatataGTTTTTTAGTTCAGCTTACTTAGAGTGTATACATAATACTGTACCCACAGCAGGAcataataaagtatatatttcaATTATTTAGAAGATTGTTTTGTCCCCTGCAAAACTAGTTACCTCAATAttcaaatattacaaatattttagtATGAAAATGGCCTGCATGCACTATGAAACAGAAATGGGCTAATACTTTTCAGAGTAGATATGTATTACTAAATGTAGCCTACTatactttctttaaaaaaccatcaatatatatatatatatatatatatatatatttttttttttttttttcatttttgtcaaactgctttgagacaatgaccattgttaaaagcgctatttaaataaattgaaattgaaatacTGATAAGTGTGAAATGCAACATAATATATTAAGTGGTACAATTTAATGCAAATTATCTGTTATGGACTTCTTATGAGACTGGTGATGGGGTGCTACTCTTCTACTGAATAcacagttttatatatttttttccttttgataaATACAAAgatttacattaataaacttttaattaatgggttatttatgtattattacaCCTTTAAAATGAATGGaattttttccctatacaaATTGTCTTAGTTGTTACTAACGTTACATGTTTACACATAATTAAAGTCCAAGTCTTGCATTTTTACCCCATACACCCAGTgcatctaataaataaataaatatcccaaaaaagtaaaactctAATATAGTGTATTCTACATTCAATACATGTTAAGTGAAGTTGGTGGTAACTGTTTACCTGTTCTGCTGTAAAATTAAATTGTCATTGCAATCAACTTGCTGTATTGATTTTGGCCATAATAAAACGCAGTGGAGCAAATTAGCCAGAGGGATACACAGTATTTATAATGTATCAAAAGTAATTTactaaaaccttttttatgatctgtaagccataatcatcaaccTCAACAGAAAGGTTTAAAACATTTCTTGTCACATAAAATGAATCTAGAACATTTGAGggtaacatttaaatttaaatgaagtcATAAGTTTCATAAGTTAAATTATGAAAGAAAATTAACTGCTTTAAAACAAGATGTACTGTTTATATCTTTATCTAtttgtttatcatttattttatctcCCTCTATAATCATATTATATAACGAATAgcaataaatttaatatttaaatatttatacaagtttttcttttcctgaagtttaTAAGTGAAAAACCCAAGAGATCAGCGGCATTGGAAAATACTTAAAACAGGATGTTTAGTGATAACAATCATGCCATGGTCCAAATCAATAATTTTTCCTCATTCTGAGAGAtgtatatagtaaaaaaaaaaaaaaaaactcaccttAATTTGAAACAGTTTAATAACAAGTTGCAAAGCTTTTTTTAGTTTACTCAACTTTTAGAGAAGTTTGCTGGCCAAACTAACTATTTCACATTGC of the Clarias gariepinus isolate MV-2021 ecotype Netherlands chromosome 16, CGAR_prim_01v2, whole genome shotgun sequence genome contains:
- the LOC128544053 gene encoding alpha-2,8-sialyltransferase 8F-like, whose product is MKVYMLTLLSVLLLASVSSMLLWHFFTYSDEAAIYLSKLKQNPVNSKDRGIIDKLLASYSQTWVKQEKNFKSFRSLLGSSCNAISNAVVTQDNSPVGTNITFDGEKKRIMVVTPDLFNLFPKENPFKGAPWQSCAVVGNGGILANSSCGKQINSATYVIRCNLPPVSNEHEKDTGTKTNLVTANPSILFRRYQSLTERRRPFVKDMQLYGNALIFLPAFSFGMNTAVSLRALYSLEDHSSSSQHVVFFNPSYLKSLAHFWHGQGLREVRLSTGIMMASLALELCNNVHLYGFWPFQSHPYTYQQLTNHYYDNQPVSKVMHSMPAEFETLLNLHNKGVIHLHLGECTN